DNA from Desulfuromonas sp. AOP6:
TCCTGCGGCCACCCTTTTGGTTACGGTCATGCGGATCGGTTTCATCTCAGAAGTCGCTTGCTTGGGCTCGAGGGAGTATCCCCGGGACCTCAGCTGAAAAGATCGCCATTGGTATCCTTGTCTGCGGGAAGGCGTTGAAAGTGTCGGTAGGCCAGCGGCGTGGCCATGCGGCCGCGTGGCGTCCGGTTCAAATACCCCTGTTGGAGAAGAAAGGGTTCGATGACATCCTCGATGGTGTCCTTCTCTTCACCCACGATGGCCGCAAGAGTTTCCAGGCCTACAGGCCCTCCTGCAAACTTGTCGATAATGGTCAACAGAATGCGGCGGTCCATGTTATCGAAACCCATCCGGTCAACTTCCAGCCTGCCGAGAGCCGAATCGGCAATGTCCCGCGTGATGACTCCATCCCCCTTGACCTGCGCGAAATCCCTGACCCGGCGCAGCAGGCGGTTGGCGATACGGGGTGTTCCACGGCTACGCCGGGCAATTTCAAGGGCTCCATCCTTCTCGGTGGGGATGTTGAGGATTTCCGCACTGCGCCGGACAATAGTAGCCAATTCCTCGTCAGAATAGAATTCGAGCCGTGAAATAACCCCGAAGCGATCCCGCAGGGGCGAAGACAGCAGTCCGGCGCGCGTCGTGGCGCCAACAAGGGTGAAGCGGGGCAGGTCGAGTTTAATTGTCCGGGCTGAAGGTCCCTGGCCGATAAT
Protein-coding regions in this window:
- the ruvB gene encoding Holliday junction branch migration DNA helicase RuvB translates to MTERIITPDLAEDDQNFESSLRPRTLREYIGQAKAKENLQIFIDAARQRGESLDHVLFFGPPGLGKTTLANIIANEMGVSLKSTSGPVIEKSGDLAAILTNLEAGDVLFIDEIHRLSPVVEEVLYPAMEDYQLDIIIGQGPSARTIKLDLPRFTLVGATTRAGLLSSPLRDRFGVISRLEFYSDEELATIVRRSAEILNIPTEKDGALEIARRSRGTPRIANRLLRRVRDFAQVKGDGVITRDIADSALGRLEVDRMGFDNMDRRILLTIIDKFAGGPVGLETLAAIVGEEKDTIEDVIEPFLLQQGYLNRTPRGRMATPLAYRHFQRLPADKDTNGDLFS